The genomic region AGCCGGGACTGGCTGATCGGGCGGGCCGACGAACGGGTGGGGCGGGGCGCGGAGCCGTCCGTGGTCCGGGTCCCCGTGCAGGGTCGGGCCGCGGTGCCCCGGCAGCGGCAGATCGACCGCGCGCCCGGGCAGCGGGTGACGGGCGGGGACATCGCGGCACTGCGCTCGGTGAGCGAGCTGTTCCGCACCCTGGACCACGCCTACGGCGGCGGGCACGCCCGGCAGGCGCTCGTGCGCTACCTGGAGCACGAGGCCGAGCCGATGCTCCGCGGGACCTACGGGGAGACCACCGGGCGGCGGCTGTTCTCGGCCGCCGCCGATCTGACCCGGCTCGCGGGCTGGACCTCGTACGACATCGCCGCGCACGGACTCGCCCAGCGGTACTTCGTGCAGGCACTGCGCCTGGCGCAGGCGGCCGGGGACCGCCCGTACGGCTCGTACGTGCTGGTCACCATGAGCCGGCAGGCGGTCTACCTGGGCCACGGCCGGGAGGCGGTGCAGCTGGCCCGCGTCGCCCAGCAGGGCGTCGGCTCCGGCCCGCCGCCGGTGGTGCAGGCGCTGCTGCACTCGGCGGAGGCGCGCGGGCACGCGGTGCTCGGCGAGGTACGGGCGGCGACGGCCTCGCTGGTGCGCGCCGAGCGGGCGATCGGCGCGGCCCGGCCCGGGGACGACGTGCCGCACTGGGCGCGGTACTTCGACGAGGCGCAGCTGGCCGACGAGTTCGGGCACTGCCACCGGGACCTGCAGCAGTACCGGGCTTCGGCGCAGCACGCGGAGCGCTCGCTGCAGTTGCGGGCGCCGGGGTTCGCGCGGTCCCGGCTGTTCTGCCGGGTGGTGC from Streptomyces sp. NBC_00190 harbors:
- a CDS encoding regulator; this translates as MTERPAQRVPNRQLATLIAEAGFSNAGLARRVDQLGLEHGLDLRYDKTSVTRWLRGQQPRGTTPALIAEVFTRRLGRRLSAQDLGLDACAPVYAGLEFAATPEEAVDIASGLWRKDSGSHAELRKIAFTPAGLVVPSRDWLIGRADERVGRGAEPSVVRVPVQGRAAVPRQRQIDRAPGQRVTGGDIAALRSVSELFRTLDHAYGGGHARQALVRYLEHEAEPMLRGTYGETTGRRLFSAAADLTRLAGWTSYDIAAHGLAQRYFVQALRLAQAAGDRPYGSYVLVTMSRQAVYLGHGREAVQLARVAQQGVGSGPPPVVQALLHSAEARGHAVLGEVRAATASLVRAERAIGAARPGDDVPHWARYFDEAQLADEFGHCHRDLQQYRASAQHAERSLQLRAPGFARSRLFCRVVLATARLGLGELDQACALGAEAAQQAMEMRSVRAVEYVRDFERRLEPYRDASAVRSYRDRVAALS